CGCTACCGGGCTGCGCTACGCCCCGTGCATGAATAATACCATAACTCACGAGACAAATTCTAAAAAGACCGGGACGCTTTCAAAAAAATAGGGAAGGACCTTCTGGTTAAGAAAGTCCTCCCCTGAATTTGAGTCTCTGTTTAATCTCCGATCCCCGGTCCCGGGGCTTTGCCATAATATTTCCGCCAGATGTTGAAGTCCTGTATCCAGACAGTCCCGTTCCCGTCCAAATCTATATAAGCGGGAGCGCCCTGCTGAATCGTTTTTCCAGCCCACGTGCGCCATTTATTGAAATCTATGATGTTTACAAATCCACTGTTGTCAAAATCCGGGTCGCACACATCGCCGTAGTGCTGCACGCCGGGTGTGGATGAATTATCATCCTCCGCTGCATTGCTGTCACGCTGGTCAGCATTCGCGACCAACCTGCAATTGTCACAGACATCGCCAACCCCGTCATTGTCAGTATCGAGTTG
This window of the Nitrospirota bacterium genome carries:
- a CDS encoding putative metal-binding motif-containing protein — protein: MDGYSSDIDCNDNDPNVYPGAVEVYDCIDNNCDGHIDEGFDADNDGIIDCMDNCPSDYNPEQLDTDTDESGDACDNCWLAPNPDQLDTDNDGVGDVCDNCRLVANADQRDSNAAEDDNSSTPGVQHYGDVCDPDFDNSGFVNIIDFNKWRTWAGKTIQQGAPAYIDLDGNGTVWIQDFNIWRKYYGKAPGPGIGD